In Methanocella sp., the DNA window AAGCGGCCTTTTTTGCGCTTAGAGCGCCTTTATCGACGGCTAGCCTGAGCATGTTCCGGTAAGTCCTGTCCGGGTAATGCATCCCGGCCGTCATCGAGACCAGCGCATCCTTTTCCACGTTAGAGATAATGCCATCCCGCTCGGCAGCCTTTAGCTGGTAGCGGACGTTCACTAAAGGCTCGGAGAGCTGCTCGCCCGTCACCGGGCTATAGGTGACGGCCACCTCGTCGTCGGCCTCGATGCGCCCTGACCGGTAACATTCATAGACCCGGCCGACGCCGACCATGCCGAAGATATCGAGCTCCGAGGCGCGCAGGGCTCCCATGCTGGAGCCGCCGACGACGGTTACGCCTTTTTTCAAGACGTCGAGTATCTCCTTATGACCCACGGGCGAATCGTTAAAAAACGTGCCGTCGATGATGCCGATGATATCGACGCCGGACCTCATTGCCTTTTTCAGGTCGCCACGGCGTATGGGGGGCCGGTAATCCGCCTCTAAGATAGCTATAGCTTTTTCGACGGGCAGGCTGGGGCCGAGATAGACGATGATCTTACTCATTGTCTCATGACCGGGCGCTTGCAGCGTGGGCCGATGCGCTCGTGGTCGATGGCGTACATCTCGAGGCCCGGGACGGTCACGCGCACGACCGGAATATTAATGTCCTCGCGT includes these proteins:
- a CDS encoding TfuA-related McrA-glycine thioamidation protein, which translates into the protein MSKIIVYLGPSLPVEKAIAILEADYRPPIRRGDLKKAMRSGVDIIGIIDGTFFNDSPVGHKEILDVLKKGVTVVGGSSMGALRASELDIFGMVGVGRVYECYRSGRIEADDEVAVTYSPVTGEQLSEPLVNVRYQLKAAERDGIISNVEKDALVSMTAGMHYPDRTYRNMLRLAVDKGALSAKKAASLSVFIEKRPLNLKAEDAVAVLKKIKELATNH